One genomic window of [Clostridium] scindens ATCC 35704 includes the following:
- a CDS encoding gamma-glutamylcyclotransferase family protein, translating to MKKRYYIAYGSNLNIRQMRMRCPSARLIGTSEIPDYELLFKGSRTGSYLTIEPKKGSRVPVAAWEVTAEDEQALDRYEGFPTFYYKAEMKLPIKGIRSGRIRLRDTFVYIMHENRPFGVPSRFYTATCLEGYRSFGFDETYLLDAIKTSRRMSHERK from the coding sequence ATGAAAAAAAGATACTACATCGCTTATGGCAGCAACTTAAACATCCGACAGATGCGGATGCGCTGCCCTTCTGCAAGGCTCATCGGGACTTCTGAGATCCCAGATTATGAGCTGCTTTTTAAAGGCAGCCGCACCGGCTCCTATCTGACCATTGAGCCGAAAAAAGGCAGCCGGGTTCCGGTGGCAGCCTGGGAAGTGACTGCGGAGGATGAGCAGGCCCTTGACCGATATGAGGGTTTCCCCACATTTTATTACAAGGCGGAAATGAAGCTGCCCATTAAAGGAATCCGGAGCGGTAGAATACGGCTGAGAGACACCTTTGTGTACATCATGCATGAGAACCGACCCTTTGGTGTGCCAAGCCGATTTTATACGGCCACCTGCCTGGAAGGTTACCGGAGTTTTGGATTTGATGAAACGTATTTACTTGATGCCATAAAAACCAGCAGGAGGATGAGCCATGAAAGAAAATAA
- a CDS encoding terminase large subunit: protein MAIRKLKKYKPTKFKAKDSVYSQEMADYAVAFIECLCHTKGTWAGKPFELIDWQEQIIRDLFGTLKPNGYRQFNTAYIEIPKKQGKSELAAAVALLLCCGDGEERAEVYGCAADRQQASIVFEVAADMVRMCPALSKRVKILASQKRIIYQPTNSFYQVLSAEAYSKHGFNIHGVVFDELHTQPNRKLFDVMTKGSGDARMQPLYFLITTAGTDTNSICYETHQKAKDILEGRKIDPTFYPVIYGAEESDDWTDPKVWKKANPSLDITVGIDKVKAACESAKQNPGEENSFRQLRLNQWVKQAVRWMPMEKWDACAFPVSEDDLEGRICYGGLDLSSTTDITAFVLVFPPEDEDDKYCVLPYFWVPEETLELRVRRDHVPYDVWERQGYLQTTEGNVVHYGYIEKFIESLEERFNIREIAFDRWGAVQMVQNLEGMGFTVVPFGQGFKDMSPPTKELMKLTLEQRIAHGGHPVLRWMMDNIYIRTDPAGNIKADKEKSTEKIDGAVATIMALDRAIRCGNDKSASVYDSRGLLFL, encoded by the coding sequence ATGGCGATACGGAAACTGAAGAAATACAAACCAACGAAGTTTAAGGCAAAGGACTCCGTATATAGTCAGGAGATGGCAGACTATGCGGTGGCTTTTATTGAGTGCCTCTGCCATACCAAAGGTACCTGGGCGGGAAAGCCCTTCGAACTGATCGACTGGCAGGAACAGATCATCCGGGATCTTTTTGGAACGCTGAAACCCAATGGGTACCGGCAATTCAATACGGCCTACATTGAGATCCCGAAGAAACAGGGAAAATCGGAACTGGCGGCGGCTGTGGCTCTGCTGTTGTGCTGTGGGGACGGGGAGGAACGGGCCGAGGTATATGGCTGTGCCGCCGACCGGCAGCAGGCGTCCATTGTCTTTGAGGTTGCGGCCGATATGGTGCGGATGTGTCCGGCTCTTTCCAAACGGGTAAAGATCCTGGCATCACAGAAACGGATCATCTACCAGCCGACCAATTCCTTTTACCAGGTGCTGTCAGCGGAGGCGTATTCCAAGCATGGGTTTAATATCCACGGTGTGGTCTTTGATGAGCTGCATACCCAGCCGAACCGGAAACTTTTTGATGTTATGACAAAGGGCTCCGGGGATGCCAGGATGCAGCCCTTGTATTTTCTGATCACGACAGCGGGAACGGATACCAACTCGATCTGTTATGAGACACACCAGAAAGCGAAAGACATCCTGGAAGGCCGAAAGATTGACCCGACCTTTTATCCTGTGATCTATGGGGCGGAAGAATCCGATGACTGGACAGACCCGAAGGTGTGGAAGAAGGCAAATCCATCATTGGATATTACAGTTGGCATCGACAAGGTGAAGGCTGCCTGCGAATCGGCCAAGCAGAACCCAGGGGAAGAAAATTCCTTCCGGCAGCTTCGTCTGAACCAGTGGGTAAAACAGGCGGTACGCTGGATGCCGATGGAGAAGTGGGATGCCTGTGCATTTCCCGTTTCTGAGGATGACCTGGAAGGCCGGATTTGTTATGGCGGTCTGGATCTTTCTTCCACCACGGATATCACTGCGTTTGTGCTGGTGTTCCCTCCGGAGGATGAAGATGACAAATACTGTGTTCTTCCCTATTTCTGGGTGCCGGAGGAAACGCTGGAGCTGCGTGTGCGCAGAGACCATGTTCCATATGATGTATGGGAGCGGCAGGGATACCTGCAGACTACGGAAGGAAATGTGGTGCATTACGGATATATTGAGAAGTTCATTGAAAGTCTGGAGGAACGGTTTAATATCCGTGAGATTGCCTTTGACCGCTGGGGAGCCGTGCAGATGGTGCAGAACCTGGAGGGCATGGGCTTTACAGTTGTCCCCTTCGGGCAGGGCTTTAAGGATATGTCCCCTCCTACCAAAGAACTGATGAAGCTGACGCTGGAGCAGCGGATCGCTCATGGCGGGCATCCTGTGCTGCGGTGGATGATGGATAACATCTATATCCGCACAGACCCGGCAGGAAATATTAAAGCGGATAAGGAAAAATCTACAGAGAAGATTGACGGAGCTGTTGCCACCATTATGGCTTTGGACCGTGCGATCCGCTGTGGAAATGATAAAAGTGCTTCGGTGTATGACAGCCGGGGCCTTTTGTTTCTCTAA
- a CDS encoding DUF4314 domain-containing protein: MKFPSREIVERVRREYPTGTRVELIRMDDPQAPPTGTRGTVAGVDDTASIMVRWDNGCGLHVVYGENECRKL; the protein is encoded by the coding sequence ATGAAATTTCCGAGTAGAGAAATTGTGGAGCGTGTCCGTAGAGAATACCCCACAGGAACACGGGTGGAATTGATCCGGATGGATGATCCACAAGCGCCACCCACCGGAACAAGAGGGACAGTGGCAGGGGTGGACGATACGGCCTCCATTATGGTCCGATGGGATAACGGCTGCGGTCTCCATGTAGTTTACGGGGAGAATGAATGCCGAAAACTGTAA
- a CDS encoding head-tail connector protein codes for MMVVTLEEMKQYLRVDYEDDDQLITGFIASAEQLCRDVLRADETADLKKDETVKIAVMYAAAYFYEHREEADHHDLALTIRSLLFGSRKEAF; via the coding sequence ATGATGGTGGTAACGCTGGAAGAGATGAAACAGTATCTTCGGGTTGATTATGAAGATGATGACCAGTTGATTACGGGTTTTATAGCATCTGCCGAGCAGCTGTGTCGGGATGTCCTCCGGGCCGATGAAACAGCGGATTTGAAAAAGGATGAGACCGTAAAAATTGCCGTCATGTATGCAGCCGCATATTTCTATGAACACCGGGAGGAAGCGGACCATCATGATTTGGCTCTGACAATCCGCTCCCTCCTGTTTGGCTCAAGGAAGGAGGCTTTCTGA
- a CDS encoding amidoligase family protein: MNEKIARQIEEMKKQTIGVEVEMNNITREKAAKIAARFFGTGRYENTARRNGYCTWSAWDAQNREWKFQKDVSIEGPESEECELVTPILTYADMESLQELIRQLRHAGAKSDASRGCGVHIHIGAKGHTPQTLRNLANIMASHESLIADALNLDRGRMRRYCRTVDPRFLETLNRKKPKTMSALADIWYTSHGEDYGRNHHYNGSRYHMLNYHATFTKGTIEFRLFQFDAPTAERRGGLHAGQLKSYIQLCLALSQMAKTVKTASPKPQQNENPKYAMRTWLLRLGFIGDEFKTAREILTKRLAGDTAFRNGRAAV; the protein is encoded by the coding sequence ATGAATGAGAAAATCGCAAGGCAGATTGAGGAAATGAAAAAACAGACCATCGGGGTTGAGGTAGAGATGAACAACATTACAAGGGAAAAAGCGGCAAAGATAGCAGCCAGATTTTTCGGAACCGGCAGGTATGAAAACACAGCACGGCGCAACGGATACTGCACCTGGTCGGCCTGGGACGCACAGAACCGTGAATGGAAGTTTCAAAAAGACGTCAGTATTGAAGGACCGGAAAGTGAGGAGTGCGAACTGGTTACCCCGATCTTGACTTATGCGGATATGGAATCTCTGCAGGAACTGATCCGGCAGCTTCGGCACGCAGGCGCAAAGAGCGATGCCTCCAGGGGCTGTGGAGTCCACATCCACATCGGAGCCAAAGGCCATACGCCGCAGACACTCCGCAACCTTGCGAATATTATGGCAAGCCATGAGAGCCTGATCGCAGACGCGCTGAACCTCGACCGGGGACGGATGAGACGATACTGCCGGACGGTTGATCCCCGATTTTTGGAAACCCTGAACCGGAAGAAGCCGAAGACCATGTCAGCACTGGCAGACATCTGGTACACTTCCCACGGGGAGGATTACGGGAGAAACCACCATTATAACGGCAGCCGCTACCATATGCTCAACTATCATGCGACTTTCACAAAAGGGACCATTGAATTCCGGCTTTTCCAATTTGATGCGCCTACTGCAGAACGCCGGGGCGGGCTTCATGCCGGACAGCTTAAGAGTTACATCCAGCTTTGCCTGGCTCTCAGCCAGATGGCGAAGACGGTAAAAACCGCAAGTCCCAAACCTCAGCAGAATGAGAATCCAAAGTATGCCATGAGGACTTGGCTCCTCCGGCTTGGATTTATCGGGGACGAGTTCAAAACTGCAAGGGAGATCCTGACCAAGAGACTGGCTGGCGATACCGCTTTTAGAAATGGCAGAGCCGCTGTTTGA
- a CDS encoding phage portal protein, protein MGLLSGLFRSRDKPQNRTSGSAYSFFFGGSSAGKRVNERSAMQMTAVYACVRILSEAIAGLPLHLYRYKEDGGKEKALDHSLYRLLHDEPNPEMSSFVFRETLMTHLLLWGNAYTQIIRNGKGEVITLYPLMPDRMTVDRDGNGQLYYEYTVSMDDAPTVKGSVVRLKPSDVLHIPGLGFDGLVGYSPIAMAKNAIGMAIACEEYGAKFFANGAAPGGVLEHPGTIKDPQRVRESWQSTFGGSGNANKIAVLEEGMKYTPIGISPEQAQFLETRKFQINEIARIFRVPPHMVGDLEKSSFSNIEQQSLEFVKYTLEPWLVRWEQSIQRTLFSEEEKKNYFVKFNVEGLLRGDYASRMSGYATARQNGWMSANDIRELENLDRIPKEEGGDLYLINGNMLPLGNAGAFANTEVSDDGKEEDSDEEVLEVEEPGGDGDSSSGTDAVPERHHRRGKLV, encoded by the coding sequence ATGGGATTACTTTCAGGACTTTTTCGTTCCAGAGATAAACCGCAGAACCGTACCTCCGGCAGCGCCTACAGCTTTTTCTTCGGGGGAAGTTCGGCAGGCAAGCGGGTCAATGAACGATCTGCCATGCAGATGACGGCCGTCTATGCCTGTGTGCGTATCCTCTCAGAGGCCATCGCCGGTCTGCCACTTCATCTGTACCGGTATAAGGAGGATGGAGGTAAGGAAAAGGCTCTGGATCATTCGCTATACAGGCTGCTCCATGATGAACCGAATCCGGAAATGAGTTCTTTCGTATTCCGGGAGACGCTGATGACGCATCTGCTCCTGTGGGGCAATGCTTATACACAGATCATCCGCAATGGAAAGGGAGAAGTGATTACTCTCTATCCTTTGATGCCGGACCGGATGACAGTGGACCGGGATGGGAATGGGCAGTTGTATTACGAGTACACCGTCAGCATGGATGATGCGCCTACAGTAAAAGGAAGCGTTGTCCGTCTGAAGCCTTCCGATGTGCTGCACATCCCAGGGCTGGGGTTTGACGGTCTGGTGGGATATTCGCCGATTGCTATGGCAAAGAATGCCATTGGCATGGCGATTGCCTGTGAGGAGTACGGGGCGAAATTCTTCGCTAACGGTGCGGCTCCCGGCGGAGTTTTGGAGCATCCGGGTACCATCAAAGACCCGCAGCGTGTCCGGGAAAGCTGGCAGTCCACCTTTGGCGGCAGCGGCAATGCCAATAAGATCGCTGTCTTAGAGGAAGGTATGAAATATACGCCCATTGGTATTTCGCCGGAACAGGCGCAGTTTTTGGAAACCAGAAAATTTCAGATTAATGAGATCGCTCGAATTTTCAGAGTCCCACCTCATATGGTCGGAGACCTTGAAAAGTCGAGCTTTTCTAATATTGAGCAGCAGTCTCTGGAGTTCGTGAAATACACGCTGGAACCCTGGCTGGTGCGTTGGGAGCAGTCCATTCAGCGGACGCTTTTTTCTGAGGAAGAGAAAAAGAACTACTTTGTGAAGTTCAATGTAGAGGGGCTGCTCCGGGGCGACTATGCCAGCCGGATGAGCGGATATGCTACCGCAAGGCAGAACGGCTGGATGAGCGCAAATGACATCCGGGAACTGGAAAACCTGGACCGGATTCCGAAGGAAGAAGGCGGAGATTTGTATCTGATCAATGGCAATATGCTCCCGCTTGGAAATGCCGGGGCTTTTGCAAACACCGAAGTTAGCGATGACGGAAAGGAGGAAGATTCCGATGAAGAAGTTCTGGAAGTGGAAGAACCAGGCGGAGACGGAGACAGCTCCAGCGGAACGGACGCTGTTCCTGAACGGCACCATCGCCGAGGAAAGCTGGTTTGA
- a CDS encoding ApeA N-terminal domain 1-containing protein, with protein METLEQWYSGKIFLLNDKEVELRAELKFNQFRQAIINIYGIDRDLFFELEKGSYNSAVMLLESKEYVSIFDFYIKSGTYKAGNSDEHPIFTEGMMCIVSSTVLKGEKYFTRGDTFKELSMEITDGVELIGLCPYDLNKNYMELFLYKDIEISVQLQKIYVQTILGELSFIVLPKYKFRKDSMSLCFSHQICFCPAQTLKIMEIHELLNKIVSFFSLLCGENVTVNKLSVLDTDSPKNSMTDYIGVCNFVKGKLHILEDSGIDSTSFKRRAIFKISDFADLKNALNYWFSHYESLQNAQKAYDRILLDEEMKIVTINKFLAGMQLIEGYTQAYADEEQELAAFKNKKKQIIEQLEKIEDKELVEAGLGFSGISFRKAVKEYLYKSSSCLQKESKTAFHNKNKDLIEKIINDRNFYTHSSNRIKPQLNFDEMLNVATLCKEFYRILLLNEMGISDELLRHRFAHNRLCTHVFENLLGIKLSSVNDISEFDKDMRLFSDPN; from the coding sequence GTGGAAACATTAGAGCAGTGGTACTCAGGAAAAATATTTTTGCTTAACGATAAAGAGGTAGAACTTAGGGCAGAACTCAAATTCAATCAATTTCGACAGGCGATTATCAATATTTATGGAATTGACCGGGATTTATTCTTTGAATTAGAAAAAGGTAGCTATAATTCGGCAGTAATGTTGTTAGAATCTAAAGAATATGTTTCAATTTTTGATTTTTATATAAAAAGTGGTACATATAAAGCAGGGAATTCTGATGAGCATCCAATATTTACTGAAGGTATGATGTGTATAGTATCATCAACAGTCCTTAAAGGGGAAAAGTATTTTACCAGAGGAGATACATTTAAAGAATTAAGTATGGAGATAACAGATGGGGTTGAATTAATTGGATTATGCCCATATGATTTGAATAAAAATTATATGGAACTTTTCTTATATAAAGATATAGAAATATCTGTTCAACTGCAAAAGATTTATGTACAGACTATATTAGGTGAATTAAGCTTTATAGTACTTCCAAAATACAAATTTAGAAAGGACTCCATGTCGTTATGTTTTTCACATCAGATTTGTTTTTGCCCCGCACAAACTTTGAAGATAATGGAAATCCATGAACTATTAAATAAAATTGTATCCTTCTTCTCTTTATTGTGTGGGGAAAATGTGACTGTTAATAAACTTTCTGTTTTGGATACAGATAGCCCTAAAAATAGTATGACAGATTACATCGGGGTATGTAATTTTGTAAAAGGAAAATTACATATACTGGAAGATTCGGGAATAGATAGTACGAGCTTTAAAAGAAGGGCCATTTTTAAGATTTCTGACTTTGCAGATTTAAAGAATGCACTAAATTACTGGTTTTCACATTATGAAAGTCTGCAAAATGCTCAAAAAGCATATGATAGAATTTTGCTGGATGAAGAAATGAAGATTGTAACTATTAACAAATTTTTAGCGGGTATGCAGCTTATCGAAGGTTATACACAAGCATATGCAGATGAAGAGCAAGAATTAGCCGCTTTTAAGAATAAGAAAAAACAGATAATTGAGCAACTTGAGAAAATAGAAGATAAAGAATTAGTGGAAGCGGGGCTTGGTTTTTCAGGAATTTCATTTAGAAAGGCAGTGAAGGAATATCTATATAAAAGCAGTAGTTGTTTACAAAAAGAGAGTAAAACGGCATTTCACAATAAAAATAAAGATCTAATTGAAAAGATTATAAATGATAGAAATTTTTATACTCATTCATCGAATCGTATAAAGCCACAGTTAAATTTTGATGAAATGCTTAATGTGGCAACTTTATGTAAAGAATTCTATAGGATTTTGCTTCTGAATGAGATGGGAATTTCAGATGAATTATTAAGGCATCGTTTTGCTCATAATCGTTTGTGTACACATGTATTTGAAAATTTATTGGGAATTAAGCTGTCTAGTGTAAATGATATATCTGAATTCGATAAAGATATGAGGCTTTTTTCAGATCCAAATTAA
- a CDS encoding head maturation protease, ClpP-related — protein sequence MKKFWKWKNQAETETAPAERTLFLNGTIAEESWFDDDVTPQLFKEELMGGSGDITVWINSPGGDCVAAAQIYNMLMDYPHNVTVKIDGIAASAASVIAMAGTKVLVSPVSMMMIHNPMTVAMGDTAEMQKAIDMLGSVKDSIINAYEIKTGLSRAKLSHLMDAETWMDANKAVELGFADEILKRSDVLEDMEPPVVSMLYSKAAVVNSLMDKIAAKCRTNPKKIEDSKPKGRSVDSLYERLNLLKN from the coding sequence ATGAAGAAGTTCTGGAAGTGGAAGAACCAGGCGGAGACGGAGACAGCTCCAGCGGAACGGACGCTGTTCCTGAACGGCACCATCGCCGAGGAAAGCTGGTTTGACGATGACGTTACGCCGCAACTTTTTAAAGAGGAACTGATGGGCGGAAGCGGAGACATCACGGTCTGGATCAACAGTCCCGGCGGCGACTGCGTAGCGGCTGCCCAGATCTACAACATGCTGATGGATTATCCGCACAACGTGACTGTGAAGATCGATGGTATCGCAGCCAGTGCCGCCTCGGTCATTGCGATGGCTGGCACAAAGGTGCTGGTATCGCCGGTGTCCATGATGATGATCCACAATCCCATGACCGTGGCCATGGGTGATACCGCAGAGATGCAGAAAGCCATCGATATGCTTGGCAGCGTGAAGGATTCCATCATCAACGCCTATGAAATCAAGACCGGGCTGTCCCGCGCCAAGCTGTCCCATCTGATGGACGCTGAGACCTGGATGGATGCGAACAAGGCGGTGGAGCTTGGCTTTGCTGATGAAATTCTCAAACGCTCCGATGTACTGGAGGACATGGAGCCACCTGTGGTGTCCATGCTGTATTCCAAAGCGGCTGTGGTCAATTCTCTTATGGATAAGATTGCAGCCAAGTGCAGGACCAATCCTAAAAAAATTGAAGATTCCAAACCCAAGGGCCGCTCCGTAGACAGTCTCTACGAGCGGCTCAATCTTTTGAAAAATTAA
- a CDS encoding phage head closure protein, which translates to MKIELLNVRIFISKSTVVTDAIGNRRNEWQPFYTCYATVSGETGKEQTDAGLVVDDSSVDLTIRWCKKSAEIDSTHFRVEFNGELYNIAAVDHMNYRRKSIKLSCEKVRR; encoded by the coding sequence ATGAAAATCGAACTACTGAATGTCAGGATTTTCATTTCAAAGAGTACGGTGGTCACCGATGCCATCGGAAACCGCCGGAATGAATGGCAGCCTTTCTATACCTGCTATGCGACCGTAAGCGGCGAGACCGGGAAAGAACAGACCGATGCAGGGCTGGTGGTGGATGACTCCAGCGTTGATTTAACGATCCGCTGGTGCAAAAAGTCAGCTGAAATAGACAGTACCCATTTCCGGGTGGAGTTCAATGGAGAACTTTATAATATTGCCGCCGTGGATCACATGAATTACAGGCGCAAAAGCATCAAGCTGTCCTGTGAGAAGGTGAGGCGGTAG
- a CDS encoding HK97 gp10 family phage protein has product MGKKISISQLSAAVMEELEEYADLAAEDMKSAVKKAAATVRKDIEASAPRNTGDYAKSWTVKTTKESSNALQVTVHSRNRYQLAHLLEYGHAKRGGGRVAARPHIVAAEDAGIEQLEREIERSLTNG; this is encoded by the coding sequence ATGGGGAAGAAAATTTCTATCAGCCAGCTTTCTGCGGCAGTGATGGAGGAATTGGAAGAATATGCAGATCTGGCCGCAGAAGATATGAAATCGGCGGTAAAGAAAGCGGCGGCAACAGTCCGGAAGGATATTGAAGCCAGCGCTCCAAGGAATACCGGGGACTATGCTAAAAGTTGGACCGTGAAAACTACAAAGGAAAGTTCCAATGCCCTACAGGTAACCGTGCATTCACGGAACCGGTATCAGCTTGCTCATCTGTTGGAGTATGGTCATGCGAAGCGCGGCGGAGGCCGGGTTGCAGCAAGGCCCCATATCGTTGCTGCGGAAGATGCTGGAATTGAACAGCTGGAGCGTGAGATTGAGAGGAGCCTGACGAATGGATGA
- a CDS encoding virulence protein, with product MRIEFHRTGVERKALVTALGEILETRPKYKGMPSAAYEVGDFTVTKDGTLEFDDTLDDAILENLLERLANYGIAAAAPEMAQTWLDARAAELSEESGTEPQEENVGLTVEIPLDKVAVGNLTKLLDAKGNLIRKALGITDLRIEVLDDRVVFPWFSQVDADSASAYTHFISALCEMSKNAKRVTATEKPVDNEKYAFRCFLLRLGFIGAEYKMERKILLKNLSGNSAFKTKVDVLQPEPIPSAMYVAADEPPDLTEALLDEILIQQVNHEMEDDRNEISE from the coding sequence ATGCGAATTGAATTTCACAGAACCGGAGTAGAAAGAAAAGCATTGGTAACGGCTTTGGGTGAGATTTTGGAGACCAGACCAAAGTACAAAGGAATGCCGAGCGCAGCCTATGAGGTTGGAGATTTCACAGTAACGAAGGATGGCACTTTGGAATTTGACGACACTCTTGATGATGCAATACTGGAAAATCTTCTGGAGCGGCTGGCCAATTACGGAATTGCTGCAGCAGCACCAGAAATGGCGCAGACTTGGCTTGACGCAAGGGCGGCGGAATTATCCGAAGAAAGCGGAACTGAGCCGCAGGAGGAAAACGTGGGGCTTACCGTGGAAATTCCGCTCGACAAAGTGGCGGTGGGAAACCTCACCAAGCTGCTGGATGCCAAAGGGAATTTGATACGGAAAGCCCTGGGTATCACTGACCTTCGCATCGAGGTGCTGGATGACCGGGTGGTATTCCCCTGGTTTTCTCAGGTGGATGCAGACTCCGCATCCGCCTACACCCACTTCATTTCTGCTCTCTGCGAGATGAGCAAGAATGCAAAGCGAGTAACAGCAACCGAGAAGCCAGTGGATAATGAGAAATACGCTTTCCGGTGTTTTCTTCTGCGGCTTGGATTTATTGGGGCTGAGTACAAGATGGAGAGAAAAATCCTTTTGAAAAACCTTTCTGGAAATTCGGCATTTAAAACCAAGGTAGACGTTCTTCAGCCAGAACCGATACCATCCGCTATGTATGTAGCTGCCGATGAGCCCCCCGATCTGACGGAGGCTTTACTGGACGAGATATTAATCCAACAAGTCAATCATGAGATGGAGGATGATAGAAATGAAATTTCCGAGTAG
- a CDS encoding major tail protein, whose translation MGNKVKYNLKNVHAAKLTETDSDGTTTFSYAEPKAIPGAVSISLDAEGETSPFYADGIVYFRSVTNNGYSGDLEIALIPEWFRTEILQEKLDAKGVLVENSGVGESVKFALLFEFDGDVNAIRHVLYNCSASRPSIESETKEDTIEPGTETLSITADPRSDGLVKARTGDTTDSGTYTNWYKAVYTPTEEEPEETSGEDESV comes from the coding sequence ATGGGAAACAAGGTTAAGTATAATTTGAAAAATGTCCATGCTGCGAAACTGACCGAGACGGATTCCGATGGTACGACTACCTTTTCGTATGCGGAGCCAAAGGCAATTCCTGGTGCAGTGAGTATCAGCTTGGATGCGGAGGGTGAAACCAGCCCGTTCTATGCGGACGGAATCGTTTACTTCCGTAGTGTGACCAACAACGGTTACAGCGGCGATTTGGAGATTGCCCTGATCCCGGAGTGGTTCCGGACGGAGATCCTGCAGGAAAAACTGGATGCAAAAGGCGTGCTGGTAGAAAACAGTGGTGTCGGTGAGAGCGTGAAATTTGCCCTGCTCTTTGAATTTGACGGGGATGTGAATGCCATCCGTCATGTGCTGTATAACTGCTCTGCCTCCCGCCCGTCCATCGAATCGGAGACGAAGGAAGATACGATTGAACCGGGAACGGAGACTTTGTCGATTACGGCTGATCCACGTTCCGATGGGCTGGTCAAGGCGCGTACTGGTGACACTACAGACTCCGGTACTTATACGAATTGGTATAAAGCAGTGTACACACCAACTGAAGAAGAACCAGAAGAAACAAGTGGAGAGGATGAAAGCGTATGA